Proteins found in one Saccharopolyspora phatthalungensis genomic segment:
- a CDS encoding uracil-xanthine permease family protein, translated as MRQGLGAKQGLGAKLGIGWKLHGDGTTPRPGEAVAPNERLSWGRTIGLGAQHVVAMFGATFVFPVLMGLDPNLAIMVSGVATVLFLLIVQGKIPSYLGSSASFVGAVTVIRAGGGDTSTVTGAILVCALVLAAIGLVIHFVGAQVVHRLLPPAVSGAVVMLIGFNLAPVVAETYWPQDQWIALITMAVVLGCSVLLRGFWSRIAVFLGLVVGYGLSWLFDRGFGPITAPDANGHVSTHFRLDLGGVADASWFGLPALHAPSFDAAAIIVVLPAVIALIAENTGHVKAVEEMTGAKLDGSLGRAIFADGFASTLSSAVGGPPTTTYAENIGVMAATRVYSTAAYWVAAIVAILFGLCPKFGAVIAATPGGVLGGITVVLYGMIGLLGAKIWVENRVDFGDPVNLLPLAAGLVVGIGGVSLNITAQFSLGGIALGTLVTLLGYHVLRVLVPKGR; from the coding sequence ATGCGGCAGGGACTCGGCGCGAAGCAGGGACTCGGTGCGAAACTCGGTATCGGCTGGAAACTGCACGGGGACGGCACCACGCCCCGGCCCGGCGAGGCGGTAGCCCCGAACGAACGGTTGTCCTGGGGGCGCACCATCGGGCTCGGCGCCCAGCACGTGGTGGCCATGTTCGGCGCCACTTTCGTCTTCCCGGTCCTGATGGGCCTGGACCCGAACTTGGCGATCATGGTTTCGGGAGTGGCAACCGTCCTGTTTCTGTTGATCGTGCAGGGCAAGATCCCCAGCTACCTGGGTAGCAGCGCCTCCTTCGTGGGCGCGGTGACGGTCATCCGGGCCGGCGGCGGGGACACCTCGACGGTCACCGGCGCGATCCTGGTGTGCGCCCTGGTGCTGGCCGCCATCGGGTTGGTCATTCACTTCGTCGGCGCGCAGGTGGTGCACCGGCTGCTGCCACCCGCGGTCTCCGGTGCGGTGGTGATGCTGATCGGCTTCAACCTCGCCCCTGTGGTAGCCGAGACCTACTGGCCGCAGGACCAGTGGATCGCGCTGATCACGATGGCCGTCGTGCTCGGCTGCAGCGTGTTGCTGCGCGGATTCTGGTCCCGGATCGCGGTGTTCCTGGGGCTGGTCGTCGGCTACGGTCTGTCGTGGCTGTTCGACCGGGGCTTCGGCCCGATCACCGCGCCGGACGCCAACGGCCACGTCAGCACGCACTTCCGGCTCGACCTCGGCGGTGTCGCGGACGCCAGCTGGTTCGGCTTGCCCGCACTGCACGCGCCGTCGTTCGATGCGGCGGCGATCATCGTCGTGCTCCCCGCGGTGATCGCGCTGATCGCCGAGAACACCGGGCACGTCAAGGCCGTCGAGGAGATGACCGGCGCCAAGCTGGATGGCAGCCTCGGGCGGGCGATCTTCGCCGACGGGTTCGCCAGCACCCTCTCCAGCGCCGTGGGCGGCCCGCCCACCACCACCTACGCCGAGAACATCGGCGTTATGGCCGCCACCCGGGTGTACTCCACCGCGGCCTACTGGGTGGCGGCGATCGTGGCGATCCTGTTCGGGTTATGCCCCAAGTTCGGCGCCGTGATCGCGGCGACGCCTGGCGGTGTGCTCGGCGGCATCACCGTGGTGCTCTACGGCATGATCGGCCTGCTGGGCGCCAAGATCTGGGTGGAGAACCGGGTCGACTTCGGTGACCCGGTCAACCTGCTGCCGCTGGCCGCTGGGCTCGTGGTCGGCATCGGCGGGGTTTCGCTGAATATCACCGCGCAGTTCAGCCTTGGCGGGATCGCTCTGGGCACCCTGGTCACGCTGCTCGGCTACCACGTGCTGCGGGTGCTGGTGCCCAAGGGTCGGTGA
- a CDS encoding VOC family protein, translating into MLRPVHFEVHVADVDRAREFYSTVFGWRFQQWEQNRYWLIFTGAGPGIDGGLLPRKGPEPSDETPVAAFVTTMEVDDIEGMLSTVESAGGRVEMPKTALTGMGWVAYCRDTEGNIFGMFQADDMAS; encoded by the coding sequence ATGCTGCGCCCCGTGCACTTCGAGGTCCACGTCGCGGACGTGGATCGTGCCCGCGAGTTCTACTCCACGGTGTTCGGCTGGCGGTTCCAGCAGTGGGAGCAAAACCGGTACTGGTTGATCTTCACGGGTGCTGGCCCGGGCATCGATGGCGGCCTGCTGCCCCGGAAGGGCCCGGAACCCTCCGACGAAACGCCGGTCGCGGCGTTCGTGACGACCATGGAGGTGGATGACATTGAGGGAATGCTTTCGACCGTGGAGTCCGCCGGTGGCCGGGTGGAGATGCCGAAGACGGCGCTGACCGGCATGGGATGGGTGGCTTACTGCCGGGACACCGAGGGCAACATCTTCGGCATGTTCCAGGCCGACGACATGGCGAGCTGA
- a CDS encoding TetR/AcrR family transcriptional regulator: MTTDATPRLRADARRNRDRIIAAARTVFTERGTEVPMEEIARAAGVGTGTLYRRFPDRDSLISAVGQDVFQRVLEEARAIGGRDCDPWRALTDFLLRAADLRTVVRFSMLSQRARKILGADPEVEQARNELLDILDGLVLAAQANGSLRPDVSSGDLGVILSIVLQGVHSAPDDIRSEAPARYLTLMLDGLQARPGTPLPGRPVTAADIAVVRGAQR; encoded by the coding sequence ATGACGACCGACGCCACGCCACGGCTGCGGGCCGATGCCCGCCGCAATCGCGACCGAATCATCGCGGCGGCACGAACCGTCTTCACCGAGCGGGGCACCGAGGTTCCGATGGAGGAGATCGCCCGCGCCGCCGGTGTCGGGACCGGCACGCTCTACCGGCGCTTCCCGGACCGCGACTCGCTGATCAGCGCCGTCGGCCAAGACGTGTTCCAGCGGGTCCTCGAAGAAGCCCGGGCGATCGGCGGACGCGACTGTGATCCGTGGCGCGCGCTGACCGATTTCCTGCTGCGCGCGGCCGACCTGCGCACGGTGGTCCGGTTCTCCATGCTGTCCCAGCGGGCCAGGAAAATTCTGGGCGCGGACCCGGAAGTCGAGCAGGCCCGCAACGAACTGCTGGACATCCTGGACGGGCTGGTGCTCGCCGCCCAGGCGAACGGCTCGCTGCGGCCGGACGTCAGCAGCGGCGACCTCGGCGTGATTCTGTCCATCGTGCTGCAAGGCGTGCACAGCGCCCCGGATGACATCCGCAGCGAAGCCCCGGCCCGCTACCTGACGCTGATGCTCGACGGCCTGCAGGCTCGGCCCGGCACGCCCCTGCCCGGCCGTCCGGTGACCGCCGCCGACATCGCGGTGGTGCGCGGCGCGCAGCGGTGA
- a CDS encoding cytochrome P450, protein MLDPAVDPAAYPKVRTCPFAHEPEYARLRAEAPITKVPMAGGGTAWLVTRHDLVRQVLGDPRMSSDRRRPGFPRLSANQRPIPSVAPLLVGMDPPEHTEARRAVLAEFTVRRIEKMRPRIQQIVDGCIDDMLAETGPVDLVRALSLPVPSLVICELLGVPYADHDFFQERSSLMLRKSTPVEQRAHAVEELQSYLDRLVTGKEREITDDLLGRQIRKQREIGEVDHHALVALAFLLLIAGHETTANMISLGTLALLVNPQLLAEIVADPTKTPSAVEELLRYFTIVEAATSRVALEDVEIGGVLIRAGEGVVALGTSANRDPDAFDQPEEIDINRSARRHVAFGFGPHQCLGQNLARLELQIVFDTLFRRLPGLRLDAAIDDLPFKSDANVYGIYEMPVTW, encoded by the coding sequence ATGCTCGATCCAGCCGTCGACCCAGCGGCCTACCCGAAGGTCCGCACCTGCCCGTTCGCGCACGAACCGGAATACGCCCGACTGCGGGCGGAAGCGCCGATCACGAAGGTCCCGATGGCGGGCGGTGGCACCGCTTGGCTGGTGACCCGGCACGACCTGGTCCGTCAGGTACTCGGCGATCCGCGGATGAGCTCCGATCGGCGCCGCCCCGGCTTTCCCCGGCTCTCAGCCAACCAGCGGCCCATCCCCAGCGTGGCCCCGCTGCTGGTCGGCATGGACCCGCCGGAGCACACCGAGGCCCGGCGGGCCGTGCTCGCGGAGTTCACCGTGCGGCGGATCGAGAAGATGCGCCCGCGCATCCAGCAGATCGTCGACGGTTGCATCGACGATATGCTCGCCGAAACGGGGCCGGTCGACCTCGTGCGGGCGCTGTCGCTGCCGGTGCCGTCGTTGGTGATCTGCGAGCTGCTCGGCGTGCCCTACGCCGACCACGACTTCTTCCAGGAACGGAGCAGCCTGATGCTGCGGAAGTCGACGCCGGTTGAGCAACGGGCCCACGCGGTCGAGGAACTCCAGTCGTATCTGGACCGGCTCGTGACGGGCAAGGAGCGGGAGATCACCGACGACTTGCTCGGCAGGCAGATCCGAAAGCAGCGCGAGATCGGCGAGGTCGACCACCACGCGCTGGTGGCGCTGGCCTTCCTGCTTCTGATCGCCGGGCACGAAACGACCGCGAACATGATCTCGCTGGGCACCCTGGCTTTGCTGGTGAACCCGCAGCTGCTGGCGGAGATCGTCGCCGACCCGACCAAGACCCCGTCGGCCGTCGAGGAATTGTTGCGCTACTTCACCATCGTCGAGGCCGCGACCTCCCGCGTCGCGCTGGAGGACGTCGAGATCGGGGGCGTGCTGATCCGGGCGGGGGAGGGCGTCGTCGCGTTAGGCACGTCGGCAAACCGGGACCCAGACGCCTTCGACCAGCCCGAAGAAATCGATATCAACCGCAGCGCCCGCCGCCACGTCGCGTTCGGCTTCGGCCCGCACCAGTGCCTGGGGCAGAATCTCGCGCGGCTGGAGCTGCAGATCGTCTTCGACACGTTGTTCCGGCGGCTGCCCGGGCTGCGATTGGACGCGGCGATCGACGACCTGCCGTTCAAATCCGATGCGAACGTCTACGGAATCTACGAAATGCCCGTGACCTGGTGA
- a CDS encoding ferredoxin → MRIEADLDRCVGAGQCVLTAPTLFDQNDEDGRVVVLVTEVDDSAIAAAREAVHVCPSGALSLVDDR, encoded by the coding sequence ATGCGGATCGAGGCGGACCTGGACCGGTGCGTCGGTGCGGGGCAGTGCGTGCTGACCGCGCCGACGCTGTTCGATCAGAACGACGAGGACGGCCGGGTGGTGGTGCTGGTGACCGAGGTGGACGACAGCGCGATTGCGGCGGCCCGGGAGGCAGTGCACGTGTGCCCGTCCGGGGCGTTGTCGCTGGTCGACGACCGGTGA
- a CDS encoding SAM-dependent methyltransferase, with amino-acid sequence MDTRSWWTQGVDVTKPSSARVYDVHLGGSHNFQVDRDLAEQATELMPSLPAVLRANRSFLRRVVRHLAGRGVRQFLDLGSGIPTVGNVHEIAQQADPDCRVVYVDCDLVAVAHSQAILRGNDRAIAIRADFRDADYVLDHFEVTSMLDFGEPIAALFLAVLHFVPKSDDPVGIVSHYVDRMPVGSYLAISHACSDDVPESTRQAAELYSQRIGGFYPRPKAQIAAMFGDLDMIEPGLVDLTEWHPDSPELLPSGKAWTGPGGVARKSQRR; translated from the coding sequence GTGGACACACGGTCGTGGTGGACACAGGGCGTCGACGTGACGAAACCCAGTTCGGCGCGCGTTTACGACGTGCACCTGGGGGGATCGCACAACTTCCAGGTCGACCGGGACCTGGCCGAGCAGGCGACCGAGTTGATGCCTTCACTGCCGGCGGTGCTCCGGGCGAACCGGTCGTTCCTGCGCCGGGTCGTCCGCCACCTCGCCGGTCGCGGCGTCCGCCAGTTCCTGGACCTCGGTTCGGGCATCCCGACGGTCGGCAACGTGCACGAGATCGCACAGCAGGCGGACCCGGACTGCCGGGTCGTCTACGTCGACTGCGATCTCGTCGCGGTCGCGCACAGCCAAGCCATCCTGCGCGGCAACGACCGCGCGATCGCGATCCGCGCCGACTTCCGGGACGCCGACTACGTGCTCGACCACTTCGAGGTGACGTCGATGCTGGATTTCGGCGAACCGATCGCGGCGCTGTTCCTCGCGGTCCTGCATTTCGTACCGAAGTCCGATGATCCGGTCGGCATTGTGTCGCACTACGTTGACCGGATGCCGGTCGGCAGTTACCTGGCCATCTCGCACGCGTGCAGCGACGACGTCCCGGAATCCACCCGGCAAGCCGCAGAGCTATACAGCCAACGCATCGGCGGCTTCTACCCGCGCCCGAAGGCGCAGATCGCGGCGATGTTCGGCGACCTGGACATGATCGAACCGGGCCTGGTGGACCTGACCGAGTGGCATCCGGACTCCCCGGAGTTGCTGCCCAGCGGCAAAGCCTGGACCGGCCCCGGCGGCGTGGCCCGGAAAAGCCAGCGCAGATAA
- a CDS encoding class I SAM-dependent methyltransferase codes for MLANYRTFIERAVRKPNLVGAVAPSSPNLAREMAAVVPTSGRPVVVELGPGTGALSGAIAGRLPAGGRQVAIELDSGMVEYLRVELPWLEVVQGDAARLGELLGDAGIDAVDAVVSGLPWSIFPAKLQQDILDQVGAVLAPGGAFTTFAYVHALGMAGARQFRRRLDLSFDEVLTSHTVWRNVPPARIYVCRRPRQI; via the coding sequence ATGCTGGCCAACTACCGGACGTTCATCGAACGCGCGGTGCGCAAGCCGAACCTGGTCGGTGCGGTCGCGCCGAGCTCGCCGAACCTGGCCCGTGAGATGGCGGCCGTGGTGCCGACCTCGGGTCGTCCGGTGGTCGTGGAACTGGGGCCCGGAACCGGCGCGCTCAGCGGCGCGATCGCCGGGCGGCTGCCCGCCGGCGGTCGTCAGGTGGCGATCGAGCTCGACTCCGGCATGGTCGAGTACCTGCGCGTCGAACTGCCCTGGCTGGAGGTCGTGCAGGGCGACGCCGCCCGGCTCGGCGAGCTGCTGGGCGATGCGGGCATCGATGCGGTGGACGCTGTCGTCAGCGGCCTACCGTGGTCGATCTTCCCGGCCAAGCTGCAGCAGGACATCCTGGACCAGGTCGGTGCGGTCCTCGCGCCCGGCGGCGCGTTCACGACGTTCGCCTATGTGCACGCGCTGGGCATGGCCGGCGCCCGCCAGTTCCGCCGCCGCCTGGACCTGAGCTTCGACGAGGTGCTGACCTCGCACACGGTGTGGCGCAACGTCCCGCCGGCCCGCATCTACGTCTGCCGCCGCCCCCGCCAGATCTGA
- a CDS encoding helix-turn-helix domain-containing protein, with protein sequence MSGDAMSLGERIKRIRMRRQLTREKFAEKADVSVDLVRKLEQGVRHTASMSSLTRMATALDVEVAQLLGQSSTVEPTVDTEATGVLAIRDALTSLAYFPGLGSSEIVADEPPTVAHLRSALAHCERIRKQGSFAQLGAILPGLIAEAHGATRELTGDDQAAAFGVLSEVFQVASTMMAALGQTNIGYIGLIRAQEAAQRAGDDLLQAMNVSSLSWVLFKQGRLKDAEEAAVRKAEQLRPDFIHDGARKLGVWGVLMLRAASAAVRNKKPDRAEEYLSLARTAAARIGSDQTICSTPFGPTNVGIASVNAAVESERFENALTLARSVSLPGNDSLSPTWKARYLLDLTIAYSGLDRDHEATAQLLKAERLAPEWMRYHTLTRQTVYELAERAKRRRTPIQELADRLDILD encoded by the coding sequence ATGTCCGGCGACGCGATGAGCCTCGGCGAGCGGATCAAGCGCATCCGCATGCGACGGCAGCTCACCCGCGAGAAGTTCGCCGAGAAGGCAGATGTCAGCGTTGACCTGGTACGAAAGCTGGAACAAGGGGTCCGCCACACCGCCAGCATGAGTTCCCTCACCCGCATGGCAACCGCCCTTGATGTCGAGGTGGCTCAGCTTCTCGGCCAGTCGTCCACCGTCGAGCCGACCGTGGACACGGAGGCAACCGGAGTCCTTGCCATCCGGGACGCGCTGACCTCTCTTGCTTATTTTCCCGGCCTGGGCAGCTCGGAGATCGTAGCGGATGAGCCTCCGACAGTCGCGCACCTGCGATCGGCTCTAGCGCACTGCGAGAGAATCAGGAAGCAGGGCTCGTTCGCTCAGCTCGGCGCGATTCTTCCCGGTCTCATCGCCGAGGCGCATGGTGCGACGCGTGAGCTGACCGGCGATGACCAGGCTGCGGCCTTCGGGGTACTCAGCGAGGTATTCCAGGTCGCCTCAACCATGATGGCGGCTCTCGGGCAGACCAACATTGGCTATATCGGCCTGATCCGGGCGCAGGAGGCGGCACAGCGTGCCGGAGACGATCTGCTTCAAGCGATGAATGTGTCGTCGTTGTCTTGGGTCTTGTTCAAGCAGGGGCGCCTGAAGGATGCCGAGGAGGCAGCGGTTCGCAAAGCCGAGCAACTGCGGCCCGATTTTATCCACGATGGCGCGAGAAAGCTGGGCGTCTGGGGAGTACTCATGCTTCGGGCCGCAAGCGCGGCCGTCCGCAACAAGAAGCCGGATCGTGCGGAGGAATACCTGAGCCTCGCTCGCACCGCAGCGGCACGGATCGGCAGCGACCAGACGATCTGTTCGACACCGTTTGGCCCCACCAATGTCGGAATCGCCAGCGTGAACGCCGCGGTCGAGAGCGAACGCTTCGAAAACGCCCTCACTCTTGCCCGCTCGGTCTCGCTTCCCGGTAACGATTCCCTCTCCCCGACGTGGAAGGCTCGCTACCTGCTTGATCTGACCATCGCCTACAGCGGCCTGGACCGGGATCATGAGGCAACAGCGCAGCTTCTCAAGGCCGAGCGGTTGGCACCCGAGTGGATGCGCTACCACACGCTGACGCGCCAGACCGTGTACGAGCTTGCCGAGCGTGCCAAACGACGCCGAACACCGATCCAGGAACTCGCCGACCGGCTCGACATCCTCGACTGA
- a CDS encoding methyltransferase domain-containing protein has protein sequence MSSRRYLPTDPWTSEVPREPFIPDRIWVYSEPNGGRDLIEINRVTDPERWSAEVAANVPIITQVNMGKPIEPGETLVPTSSCSMPSLVTDMLDALGPQPGDGILEIGAGTGWNAARLAVRVGGGGHVVTVEVDPELAETALKNLAEFGSTACVVTADGLQGCAEDAPYERIIATCAIRERIPVAWLDQLSPGGRIIAPWGTEFFTGCMLTADADDEGCVTGRFSGDLAFMRARSQLHAFYDYEPAVEVKRSAPWETTSHTGTETLDAVLDPSRARFAISTRVPDLGLTIAWDLFGDRHHSIELDDWATKSWAQLAAHMDSGEPYEVRQHGPRRLWDEIEAALTWWQDHDQPGMDRFGITACPSDGRQWLWLDDPDHSMRVLVH, from the coding sequence ATGAGCTCCCGCAGGTACCTGCCCACAGACCCGTGGACGAGCGAGGTACCCCGGGAACCCTTCATCCCGGACCGGATCTGGGTTTACAGCGAGCCGAACGGTGGGCGCGACCTCATCGAGATCAATCGGGTCACTGACCCGGAGCGCTGGTCCGCCGAGGTCGCCGCGAACGTCCCGATCATCACCCAGGTCAACATGGGCAAGCCGATCGAGCCCGGCGAGACCCTGGTCCCCACGTCATCCTGCTCCATGCCGTCGCTCGTAACCGACATGTTGGATGCCCTCGGTCCTCAGCCCGGCGACGGCATACTGGAGATCGGGGCAGGAACTGGGTGGAACGCCGCGCGCCTCGCCGTGCGCGTCGGGGGAGGCGGCCACGTCGTCACCGTCGAGGTGGACCCGGAACTGGCTGAAACCGCGCTGAAAAATCTCGCCGAGTTCGGCTCCACGGCGTGCGTAGTCACCGCTGACGGGCTCCAGGGGTGCGCCGAGGACGCGCCGTATGAGCGGATCATCGCCACGTGCGCGATCCGGGAACGAATCCCGGTAGCTTGGCTCGACCAGCTCTCACCGGGCGGGCGGATCATCGCGCCGTGGGGAACGGAGTTTTTCACTGGTTGCATGCTGACAGCCGACGCCGACGACGAAGGCTGTGTGACGGGCCGGTTCTCGGGTGATCTTGCGTTCATGCGCGCTCGATCACAGTTGCACGCGTTCTACGACTACGAACCCGCTGTCGAGGTCAAACGCTCCGCGCCGTGGGAGACCACCAGCCACACCGGGACCGAGACGCTCGATGCAGTCCTCGATCCGAGCCGGGCGCGGTTCGCCATCTCCACCCGCGTGCCGGACCTCGGGCTCACCATCGCGTGGGACCTATTCGGCGACCGCCACCACTCGATCGAACTCGACGACTGGGCAACGAAGTCGTGGGCGCAGCTCGCCGCGCACATGGACTCCGGCGAACCCTACGAGGTCCGACAGCATGGCCCCCGCCGGTTGTGGGATGAGATCGAGGCCGCGCTGACCTGGTGGCAGGACCATGACCAGCCGGGCATGGATCGCTTCGGGATCACCGCATGCCCGTCCGACGGTCGGCAATGGCTGTGGCTCGACGACCCGGATCACAGCATGCGGGTCCTTGTCCACTGA
- the acnA gene encoding aconitate hydratase AcnA yields MTAPASKDSFGARGTLNVGDASYEVFRLSAVDGAQRLPYSLKILLENLLRTEDGANITADHVRALAGWDAKAEPATEIQFTPARVIMQDFTGVPCVVDLATMREAVADLGGDTAKVNPLAPAELVIDHSVIIDVFGKPDAFERNVEFEYGRNKERYQFLRWGQGAFDEFKVVPPGTGIVHQVNIEHLARTVMSRNGQAYPDSCVGTDSHTTMVNGLGVLGWGVGGIEAEAAMLGQPVSMLIPRVVGFKLTGEIPAGATATDVVLTITEMLRKHGVVGKFVEFYGSGVASVPLANRATIGNMSPEFGSTCAIFPIDEETVRYLKLTGRSAEQVALVEAYAKEQGLWHDPSTEPEYSEYLELDLSTVVPSIAGPKRPQDRIVLAEAKRSFRTSLTDYAKVETADDDALDEAGKESFPASDAPSITHHEAPPRVVSAANGSNGRISKPVKVASEELGEFELDHGAVVIASITSCTNTSNPSVMLGAALLARNAVDRGLDRKPWVKTSMAPGSQVVTDYYEKAGLWPYLEKLGFHLVGYGCTTCIGNSGPLPEEISAAVQDNDLSVVSVLSGNRNFEGRINPDVKMNYLASPPLVIAYALAGSMDFDFDNDPLGTDTEGKPVFLRDIWPSPQEVQDVIDSAITNEMFTKSYEDVFKGDERWRSLPTPEGQTFEWDADSTYVRKPPYFEGMAMDPTPVTDISGARVLALLGDSVTTDHISPAGAIKPDSPAGKYLTEHGIDRKDFNSYGSRRGNHEVMIRGTFANIRLRNLLLEDVQGGYTRDFTQEGAPQAFIYDAAQNYAAQDIPLVVLGGKEYGSGSSRDWAAKGTRLLGVRAVIAESFERIHRSNLIGMGVIPLQFPEGQSAKSLGLDGTETFDLSSITKLNEGETPQTVKVTATKADGSTVEFDAKVRVDTPGEADYYRNGGILQYVLRKMIRS; encoded by the coding sequence GTGACTGCACCTGCGAGCAAGGACAGCTTCGGCGCCCGCGGCACGCTGAACGTCGGCGACGCCTCTTATGAGGTGTTCCGGCTCAGCGCGGTCGACGGCGCGCAGCGGCTGCCCTACAGCCTCAAGATCCTCCTGGAAAACCTGCTGCGCACCGAGGACGGCGCGAACATCACCGCCGACCACGTGCGCGCCCTCGCCGGGTGGGACGCCAAGGCCGAACCGGCCACCGAGATCCAGTTCACCCCGGCGCGGGTGATCATGCAGGACTTCACCGGCGTGCCCTGCGTGGTCGACCTGGCCACCATGCGCGAGGCGGTGGCCGACCTCGGTGGCGACACCGCGAAGGTCAACCCGCTGGCCCCGGCCGAGCTGGTCATCGACCACTCGGTGATCATCGACGTGTTCGGCAAGCCGGACGCCTTCGAGCGCAACGTCGAATTCGAGTACGGCCGCAACAAGGAGCGCTACCAGTTCCTGCGCTGGGGCCAGGGGGCCTTCGACGAGTTCAAGGTCGTCCCGCCCGGCACCGGCATCGTGCACCAGGTCAACATCGAGCACCTGGCCCGCACCGTGATGTCCCGCAACGGCCAGGCCTACCCGGACAGCTGCGTGGGCACCGACTCACACACCACGATGGTCAACGGCCTGGGCGTACTGGGCTGGGGCGTCGGCGGCATCGAGGCCGAGGCCGCGATGCTCGGCCAGCCGGTGTCGATGCTCATCCCGCGCGTGGTCGGCTTCAAGCTCACCGGCGAGATCCCGGCCGGCGCCACCGCCACCGACGTGGTGCTGACGATCACCGAGATGCTGCGCAAGCACGGCGTGGTCGGCAAGTTCGTCGAGTTCTACGGCTCGGGCGTGGCGTCGGTGCCGCTGGCCAACCGCGCCACCATCGGCAACATGAGCCCGGAGTTCGGCTCCACCTGCGCGATCTTCCCGATCGACGAGGAGACCGTCCGCTACCTCAAGCTCACTGGTCGTTCCGCCGAGCAGGTCGCCCTGGTCGAGGCCTACGCGAAAGAGCAGGGCCTGTGGCACGACCCGAGCACTGAACCGGAGTACTCGGAGTACCTGGAACTCGACCTGTCCACCGTGGTCCCGTCGATCGCCGGGCCGAAGCGTCCGCAGGACCGCATCGTGCTGGCCGAGGCCAAGCGGTCGTTCCGCACCTCGCTGACCGACTACGCCAAGGTGGAGACCGCCGACGACGACGCGCTCGACGAAGCGGGCAAGGAGTCCTTCCCGGCCAGCGACGCCCCGTCGATCACCCACCACGAGGCCCCGCCGCGGGTCGTCTCGGCCGCCAACGGCTCGAACGGCCGGATCTCCAAGCCGGTCAAGGTCGCCTCGGAGGAGCTCGGCGAGTTCGAACTCGACCACGGCGCCGTGGTGATCGCCTCGATCACCTCCTGCACCAACACCTCCAACCCGTCGGTGATGCTGGGCGCGGCGCTGCTGGCCCGAAACGCCGTGGACCGGGGTCTGGACCGCAAGCCGTGGGTGAAGACCTCGATGGCCCCCGGCTCGCAGGTCGTCACCGACTACTACGAGAAGGCCGGGCTCTGGCCGTACCTGGAGAAGCTGGGCTTCCACCTGGTCGGCTACGGCTGCACCACCTGCATCGGCAACTCCGGCCCGCTGCCGGAGGAGATCTCCGCCGCGGTGCAGGACAATGACCTGTCGGTGGTCTCGGTGCTGTCCGGCAACCGGAACTTCGAGGGCCGGATCAACCCCGACGTCAAGATGAACTACCTGGCCTCACCGCCGCTGGTGATCGCCTACGCGCTGGCGGGCTCGATGGACTTCGACTTCGACAACGACCCGCTGGGCACCGACACCGAGGGCAAGCCGGTCTTCCTGCGCGACATCTGGCCGTCGCCGCAGGAGGTCCAGGACGTCATCGACTCGGCGATCACCAACGAGATGTTCACCAAGTCCTACGAGGACGTCTTCAAGGGCGACGAGCGGTGGCGGTCGCTGCCCACCCCGGAGGGCCAGACCTTCGAGTGGGACGCCGACTCCACCTACGTGCGCAAGCCCCCGTACTTCGAGGGCATGGCGATGGACCCGACGCCGGTCACCGACATCTCCGGTGCCCGCGTGCTGGCGCTGCTCGGCGACTCGGTCACCACCGACCACATCTCGCCGGCCGGTGCGATCAAGCCGGACTCGCCCGCGGGCAAGTACCTCACCGAGCACGGCATCGACCGCAAGGACTTCAACTCCTACGGTTCCCGCCGCGGTAACCACGAGGTGATGATCCGGGGCACCTTCGCCAACATCCGGCTGCGCAACCTGCTCCTGGAGGACGTGCAGGGCGGCTACACCCGCGACTTCACCCAGGAAGGCGCTCCGCAGGCGTTCATCTACGACGCCGCGCAGAACTACGCCGCCCAGGACATTCCGCTGGTGGTGCTCGGCGGCAAGGAATACGGCTCCGGTTCCTCCCGCGACTGGGCGGCCAAGGGCACCCGGCTGCTCGGGGTCCGCGCCGTCATCGCCGAATCCTTCGAGCGCATCCACCGCTCGAACCTGATCGGCATGGGCGTCATTCCCCTGCAGTTCCCGGAAGGCCAGTCGGCCAAATCGCTGGGCTTGGACGGCACCGAGACCTTCGACCTCTCGAGCATCACCAAACTCAACGAGGGCGAGACCCCGCAGACGGTGAAGGTGACCGCGACCAAGGCCGATGGCTCCACTGTGGAGTTCGACGCCAAGGTCCGCGTCGACACCCCCGGTGAGGCGGACTACTACCGCAACGGCGGGATCCTGCAGTACGTGCTGCGCAAGATGATCCGCTCGTAA